In Campylobacter showae, the genomic stretch TCGTAAAGCTTCTCTCCAGGACGAAGGCCGACGAATTCGACGCCAAGGTGCTCTTTGTTTGATAAAATCAGCATCTTTTTAGCTAGATCGGCGATCTTTATCGGCTCGCCCATATCAAGCACGAAAAGCTCGCCGCCCTTTGCGATCGAAGCAGCCTGAAGTACAAGCTGACAGGCCTCGGAGACTAGCATAAAGTACCTCGTGATATCAGGATGCGTGACGGTTAGCGGCTTGTTGTTTTCGATTTGTTCTTTAAATTTCGGTATTACGCTGCCGCTTGAGCCTAGCACGTTGCCAAAGCGCACCGCGACGATCTCAGTTTTAGCAGGTAAATTCGAGTTTAGCGCGTAAAGCTCGCACACGCGCTTGGTCGCACCCATGATGTTTGTCGGGCGCACGGCTTTATCGGATGAGATCATCACTACCTTGCTAACGCCGTATTCGATAGATAAATCGATCAAAATTTTAGTGCCGATTATATTATTTACGACTGCTGCTTTCGGGTTTGCTTCGCAAAGCGGCACGTGCTTATAGGCTGCGGCATGGATCGCGATCTGCGGTTTAAACTCCTCAAAAACCGCGCGCAGATCAGCTTCGTTTACGATATTTATCATCTTACTCACGGTTTTGTCGCTATGGGTTATCTCGCCGATTTTATAGAGATTAAACTCGCTGTGATCGATCATGATTAGCTTACTAACGCCAAATTTGAGGCACTGCTTGCAAATTTCGCTACCGATACTGCCGCCAGCACCCGTAACCAAAACGACCTTACCGCCTAAAAACTTCTCCACCGCGCTACTATCTAGGTCTTTTGGCTTTCTAGCTAGCAGATCCTCGATCGAGATATCTTTGATCGCGTCCTTGCCGGTGCCAAACATAGAAAAAATCTTGATATCACGGATGCCATAAGTCGTAAGCTCGTCAAAAAGCTCCGCCAGCTCGTCTTGACCCAGAGCTAGCGCGATGATGGCGGTTTTTACGTTGTATTCTTTAATCAAATTTGCGATTTCGCTCTTTGGCTGCACTAAAAATCCGTCGCAGTAAGTGCCGACTAGATCGCTCCTGCCGTCCACGACGCCTACCGCATATAGATCGATATAGCCCTGCCTAAGCCCTTTTAAAACGTGAAGCGCCTTTGACGTAGCGCCGATAACGACGCAAGGCTCGCCCGTGTGCGGCTTTTTAGAAAAGTCTAAAAACATACGCTTGGCGATCCTTAAATTTCCGATTAGCAGGCACGAGATGATAAAGTCTATAAAAACCACGCTTCGAGGAAACGGGTTAAAAACCGCGGGCATCGCAAAATAAACGATCCAAAAGCAAACTATCGAGCAAAGATGAACGAGGAAAATTTTCCTCGCTTCGTTTAGTCCGAAAAATCTCCACGGCACCTTGTAAATTTTAAAAAGCCACATGAAAAATAGCTTTAAAACCACCATCGTAGCGCAGCCCGCGACCAGTCCGCCTCTAAAATAATCAGGCAGCACGCCGCTAAATCTAAGCAGATACGCCAGATAAAACGACGCGACAAATATCACGATGTCAAAGGTTAGAAAAAACGCAAGCCGCTTTAGCTTCGTCGCCTTAAACATTTATAAATTTTCCTTTACGATTTTTACTACTCGCGCGAACTCCTCGTCCCCCATCGCCGTACCGCTAGGCAGGCAGATACCGCGCGCAAACATCTCCTCGCTAGTCCCGTCCGCAAACGCTAGAGCCCCCTCAAACACAGGCTGCATGTGCATCGGTTTCCAAAGCGGACGGCTTTCTATATTTTCCTTAGCAAGCGCCTCTATCACGCGTAGATGCGCGCCTTTTTCTTTAAATAGCGCGGTCGTTAGCCAGCGGTTGCCGCGAGAATTTGCTATCTCGGGCATAAACTCAAGCTCGGGAAGCTCTTTTTTGTATTTTTCAAAAATTTCGCGCTTTTTTATCACGCGCTGCTCGAGCACCTCCATCTGCGCCGTTCCGATCGCGCCTAAGACGTTGCTCAGGCGGTAGTTGTAGCCGTAATCTTTGTGCTCGTAGTGTAAAAAGGGCTCCCTAGCTTGCGTGCTGTAAAATCTCGCCTTTTCCACGAGATCTCTTTCGCCCACTAGCATGCCGCCGCCGCTTGTGGTGATGATTTTGTTGCCGTTAAAGCTATATGCGCCAAGTCGTCCGAACGTGCCTAGAGCCTTGCCGTTATAAAAGCCGCCCAGCGCCTCGGCCGCGTCTTCGACTACGGCGATGTTTTCTTGTTCGCAAATCTCGCAGATCTCTTTCATCTTTGCGGCCTGGCCGTAAAGGTGCGTGACGACGAGCGCTTTTGGCTTTTTAGGCGAATTTGCGATCGCCTTTTTTAGTAGCTCTGGGCTTAGATTCCAGCTTTCGTCGCTATCTACGAAAACGGGCGTAGCGCCTTGATAAAGTACCGGGCTAACGGACGCCATGAAGGTAAACGTAGAGGCTAGCACCGCGTCTCCCGCGCCGATACCAAGCACTCTTAGCGCCAGGTGGATCGCCGACGTGCCGGAATTTAGCGCTAATGCATCGGACGCTCCCGCGTAGCTTGAGACGCTCGCTTCAAATTTATTCACATATTCGCCAAGCGGCGCGATATAGTTGCTCTTAAAAACCTCGTTTATATACTCTTGCTCTTTGCCGCTCATGTGTGGCGGGCTTAGGAAAATTCTTTGCATTATTATTCCTTAAAGAAATTTACGCATTGTAGCACTTAAAATCTAAATATTTTTATAAAAACTCGTTTAAATTTGCTTTTAGGCCGTAGAAAATGGGATTTTGTTAAATTTTGCGTCAAAATATATTTTAAAAAGGTAAATTTGACGCCTTGCGGGATACTTTATCTATTTTGCCTGCGCCGTCCTTTGTAGCTACGGGCGCAAATTTGACGAGCGATATTTTAGCTCTCAAATTTAGCTTAAATTTCGCCTAACTTTAGCAGGATTGCCGTAGGCGACGACGTTATCAGGCACGTCTCTTACTACGACGCTACCCGCTCCGATGATACAGTTTGCGCCGATTTTTATGCACTGCACTACGCAAGATCCTATGCCTACGTGGGTATATGCACCCACGATCACGCCGCCTGCTAGCGCCGCGTTTGGGCTAACATGGGCAAAATCTCCGATCTCGCAGTCATGCTCGATGATCGCGCCAGTGTTTATTATCGCGCCCTCGCCTATTACAGAGCGCGCGTTTATGACGGCATTTGGCATCACGACCGCGCCCTCGCCTATTTTTGCGCTACTACTTACTACCGAGCTTGAATGGATTAAATTTACTACGCGAAAGCCGGCGTTTTTTACTCTTTCTTGCAGGATGCGTCTGATTTTATTATCTCCGATAGCCACAATCACGTCCGCTTTTTCGAGGCTCGGGTCAAATTTGAGCACGTTTTTACCGTCAAATTTGGAGTCATCCAAAAACACGACCTTGCCGTATCCGCAGGCTCTTGCCACGTCTGCTACGACTGCTCCGTGTCCGCTAAAGCCGTAAACGTAAATTTTAGTTGCGGCCATTAAATTTCTCCGTCGTAGCCATACCTTCTTTACTCACGCCGCTTCGCTTTAGCACCTTTTGCACCGTTAAAATCGCGATTTTAACATCCAGCGCAAAGCTAAGCTCGCGGACGTATCTCGCGTCAAATTTAAACTTCTCCGCCCAGCTGATCGCATTGCGACCGTTTACCTGCGCTAGCCCCGTGATGCCGGGTCTCACGTCGTGGCGGGTCGCCTGCTCTGCGTCGTAAAGAGGCAGATACTCGACCAGAAGCGGACGCGGCCCGATGAAGCTCATATCGCCCTTTAGCACGTTAAAAAGCTGCGGCAGCTCATCAAGGCTGAGGCTTCGGATAGTCTTGCCGATGCCGCTTAGGCGCATCTCGTCGGACAGCAGCTCGCCGTCCGCGCCGCGCTCGTCGCTCATCGTTTTAAATTTGTAAATTTTAAAAATTTTAGCGTGTAAGCCCGGGCGCGCCTGCGTAAAAATGACGTTACGGCTAACCTTAAAATATATCAAAACCGCGACGACCGCCATGATCGGCAACGTTAGCACGATCAAAAAAATCGCGCCGCAAATATCCAGTAATCTCTTAAAAAACACCCTATACATCGATAAATTTCCTATAAATTTCTATATATTTCCTAGCGACCGCTCGCTCGTCAAACTCACGCACGGCAAGCTCCCGCCCGTTTCGCCCCATTTGCGCGGCCAAATTTTCGTCGTTTAACAAAATTTCTATCTTTGCGGCTAGATCCGCAGAGCTTTTTACCTCGCAAAGCAGGCCGTTAAAGCCGTTCGTTACGGCCTCGTTGCAGCCGGCCACGTCGCTAGCCACGACCGCGCGGCTCATACTCATCGCCTCTAAAACCGTGCGAGGAAAGCCCTCTTTGTAGCTTGGAAGCGCAAGTAGATAGCTAGCCTTTAAAAGCTGCGGCACGTCGTCTCTAGCGCCCAGATATCGCACGGCGCCGCCTTTTAGAAACTTCTCGTCGGCCGTGCTTTTGTTGCCCTCAAACCCTTCGCCCGCAAAGACGAACGCGCAGTCCTCGCGCCCGCGTAAAAGCTCTGCCGCCTCGTAAAACTCGCGCACGCCCTTGTGCCACATCGCGCGCGCTATCATCAGCACGATCTTTTTACCGCGCAGATCCTCGCCTAAATTTGCGGCCGACACGCTGCTTTCGTCAAATTTGAGCGTATCCACGCCCACGCTTTTTATCTTAAAAATTTTCTCTTCGGTAATCAGTCCGCGAGCTAGAAAATACGCCGGATCGGCCTCGTTTACGAATACGCAGCCGTCGCTCATATTTAGCGCTTTTTTATAAAGCGTCTCGATCGCAGCGCGTACTAGACGGGTTTTTAAGTCGTTATCGATATAAAAGCTACCCAGCCCCTCGACCAAATTTATCACGCGCTTTATGCCTGCTTTTTTAGCCGCAAAAGTGCCAAACACGTTTGACTTGTGCGCCGAGGTTTGCAGTAGGTCTAAATTTAGTCCGCGTAAAATCTCGGCTAGTTTTTTTGAGTTTTCAAGCACGGTTAAAGGGTTTAAGCTCGCGCGGTCAAGCTCGTACGTCACGCAGTTAAATTCGCTTTTTAGCCTATCCGTGTAGTCACCCTTTGGCGCGATAGCAAAAACCTCGTGACCGAGCCGCTTTAGCTCGCGCATGATCGGGGCGCGGAAGAAGTAAATGCTCATATCGGCGTGAGATAAAAATCCAAATTTAGCCATTTTTAAAATTTTCCTTTAAATTTTGCGCCATCATCTTAGCAACCTATAAATTTTAACCGCGCCGTTTAAAACGACCGGCTCAAACAGCTCTTCGTCGTAGTTTTCGAGTACGAAAAGCTGTATGTAGGCCGAGTTTAGCACCGCTTCGTCAAGCACCAAAAACCGTCTGTAGTCCTTCATAAAAATGAGATAAATTTTGCCGTCCGCGTTCATCTCGTGCTTTTTGACGACTAGTTTGTCTTTCTCGTCGTAGCTTGTTTCAAAGTACGTATTTACGGATATTTCGCGCTCGCCGATATAGACTTTTGACGCGTCGCCCGATACGCTAAACCCTCCGCCGATATTTATCGTATCGCCGTCCACCGAGTAAGGTTTGCCCGGATAAAATATCGCTCCGTACTCCTCGCCACTGTTTAGATCGAGGTTTGAAAAGCGCAAAACGGCGCTAAAGATATCGATCATGGAGTCAGGCAGATAATAATAAATCTCGCGCGTTTTTTGCGGCGGGCGAAAATCCTTGCTATTTAGCGAATACAAAAACGAATTTACGCTAGTGGCGTTGTAGTCCTTCATCATCTGGTTTAAATTTAACCCGAATCTCTCGCTAAAATTTCGCTCGGTGTATTCGACCTCTAGGCGGGCCATATTTGCCGACATGCGCTGATTGCTAGCTAACGCAAAGCTCACGGCAAAGTTATCCCTGCCTAGGTGCTTACCGCCGTCGATGAGAGTCTTGACGTCTGCGTAGTAGCGGATCGGATAGCCGTAGTCCCACCACGCCAGCACATAGTCCTCGCGCCCCGCGATTTTGTGCAGTTTATCCAGACTCTCGACCTCGCTTTTGGCAAATACCGTGCCGACTTTGTAGCCATAAATGTGCTCTAAGCAAGGTATCAAAGAAAGCGCGGCGATACAAAAGACGCAAATTTTTTCTAAAAGCGCGTGCTTTTTGAGCGAGCTTAGGCCTGAGACCATAAAATAAGCCGCCCCGCAAATAAGCGTCGCCGCCGCAAACGTGGCTAGATATACGCCAAGGCTCACATCGTCGTCAAAATTTGGCGCAAAAACTGGAGATTTGCCGTGCAAAAGGCTGTAGTATTTATCAAAATATAAAAAGAAAAACGCAAAAAACGCCGCTAGGCAAACGGTGCAAAATTTGTCTAAAATTTTATCTTTTTTAAAAAGACTCACGCAAAGCACCGCAAAATATCCAAATCCTATCGCCATCACGGGCACCGAGTAGATCGTAAATCTAAGCCCGCCTTTTAGCGCCAAAAACCCAAGTAGCAGCATCGGAAGCGCAAGCAAAAAGGAGCGAAATTTAAGACAAAGCGCCGCGACTCCAACGAGCGATAAAACAAAAGTAACGATATGACCGCTGATACGCTTAGCAAAGGCATTTATCGACTCAAACTCAAACGAATAATCGCTCATTTCCATTATCGTTTTATTTACGTTATAAAAATGAAAAACCGGCTCGCTACTCTCGGAAACCCCGCGAAA encodes the following:
- the pglF gene encoding UDP-N-acetylglucosamine 4,6-dehydratase (configuration-retaining), whose amino-acid sequence is MFKATKLKRLAFFLTFDIVIFVASFYLAYLLRFSGVLPDYFRGGLVAGCATMVVLKLFFMWLFKIYKVPWRFFGLNEARKIFLVHLCSIVCFWIVYFAMPAVFNPFPRSVVFIDFIISCLLIGNLRIAKRMFLDFSKKPHTGEPCVVIGATSKALHVLKGLRQGYIDLYAVGVVDGRSDLVGTYCDGFLVQPKSEIANLIKEYNVKTAIIALALGQDELAELFDELTTYGIRDIKIFSMFGTGKDAIKDISIEDLLARKPKDLDSSAVEKFLGGKVVLVTGAGGSIGSEICKQCLKFGVSKLIMIDHSEFNLYKIGEITHSDKTVSKMINIVNEADLRAVFEEFKPQIAIHAAAYKHVPLCEANPKAAVVNNIIGTKILIDLSIEYGVSKVVMISSDKAVRPTNIMGATKRVCELYALNSNLPAKTEIVAVRFGNVLGSSGSVIPKFKEQIENNKPLTVTHPDITRYFMLVSEACQLVLQAASIAKGGELFVLDMGEPIKIADLAKKMLILSNKEHLGVEFVGLRPGEKLYEELLINKDDVKTEFQSIFVTHSGEYDVAKLNEQIKNLTHADDVAAALKEIVPEFNHALNKE
- the pglA gene encoding N,N'-diacetylbacillosaminyl-diphospho-undecaprenol alpha-1,3-N-acetylgalactosaminyltransferase is translated as MAKFGFLSHADMSIYFFRAPIMRELKRLGHEVFAIAPKGDYTDRLKSEFNCVTYELDRASLNPLTVLENSKKLAEILRGLNLDLLQTSAHKSNVFGTFAAKKAGIKRVINLVEGLGSFYIDNDLKTRLVRAAIETLYKKALNMSDGCVFVNEADPAYFLARGLITEEKIFKIKSVGVDTLKFDESSVSAANLGEDLRGKKIVLMIARAMWHKGVREFYEAAELLRGREDCAFVFAGEGFEGNKSTADEKFLKGGAVRYLGARDDVPQLLKASYLLALPSYKEGFPRTVLEAMSMSRAVVASDVAGCNEAVTNGFNGLLCEVKSSADLAAKIEILLNDENLAAQMGRNGRELAVREFDERAVARKYIEIYRKFIDV
- the pglE gene encoding UDP-N-acetylbacillosamine transaminase: MQRIFLSPPHMSGKEQEYINEVFKSNYIAPLGEYVNKFEASVSSYAGASDALALNSGTSAIHLALRVLGIGAGDAVLASTFTFMASVSPVLYQGATPVFVDSDESWNLSPELLKKAIANSPKKPKALVVTHLYGQAAKMKEICEICEQENIAVVEDAAEALGGFYNGKALGTFGRLGAYSFNGNKIITTSGGGMLVGERDLVEKARFYSTQAREPFLHYEHKDYGYNYRLSNVLGAIGTAQMEVLEQRVIKKREIFEKYKKELPELEFMPEIANSRGNRWLTTALFKEKGAHLRVIEALAKENIESRPLWKPMHMQPVFEGALAFADGTSEEMFARGICLPSGTAMGDEEFARVVKIVKENL
- the pglD gene encoding UDP-N-acetylbacillosamine N-acetyltransferase → MAATKIYVYGFSGHGAVVADVARACGYGKVVFLDDSKFDGKNVLKFDPSLEKADVIVAIGDNKIRRILQERVKNAGFRVVNLIHSSSVVSSSAKIGEGAVVMPNAVINARSVIGEGAIINTGAIIEHDCEIGDFAHVSPNAALAGGVIVGAYTHVGIGSCVVQCIKIGANCIIGAGSVVVRDVPDNVVAYGNPAKVRRNLS
- the pglC gene encoding undecaprenyl phosphate N,N'-diacetylbacillosamine 1-phosphate transferase, coding for MYRVFFKRLLDICGAIFLIVLTLPIMAVVAVLIYFKVSRNVIFTQARPGLHAKIFKIYKFKTMSDERGADGELLSDEMRLSGIGKTIRSLSLDELPQLFNVLKGDMSFIGPRPLLVEYLPLYDAEQATRHDVRPGITGLAQVNGRNAISWAEKFKFDARYVRELSFALDVKIAILTVQKVLKRSGVSKEGMATTEKFNGRN
- a CDS encoding STT3 domain-containing protein, producing the protein MSSKISGLLDKFKFSKQTCFLMLAAFVFSVVCRLYWVYWAGEYQHFFWNDQLMISTNDGYAFAEGARDMIAGFHQPNDLSYYGRSMPTLTYFLYQILPFSFESILLYMSVFFSSLIVIPVILIGKEYEMPGMGFAAALLASIANSYYNRTMAGYYDTDMLTIVLPAFSVWAMIRLAQKKNVNDLIFIPIFILINDWWYPSSYSLNFAMLGAFLLYTLVFDRKNALNYEAAILMIVALTYIDFYAKSALAVALYLAMRFRPQIWDKRVVAACLALAVGLLGFSGGLNQILFQLKFYIFRGVSESSEPVFHFYNVNKTIMEMSDYSFEFESINAFAKRISGHIVTFVLSLVGVAALCLKFRSFLLALPMLLLGFLALKGGLRFTIYSVPVMAIGFGYFAVLCVSLFKKDKILDKFCTVCLAAFFAFFFLYFDKYYSLLHGKSPVFAPNFDDDVSLGVYLATFAAATLICGAAYFMVSGLSSLKKHALLEKICVFCIAALSLIPCLEHIYGYKVGTVFAKSEVESLDKLHKIAGREDYVLAWWDYGYPIRYYADVKTLIDGGKHLGRDNFAVSFALASNQRMSANMARLEVEYTERNFSERFGLNLNQMMKDYNATSVNSFLYSLNSKDFRPPQKTREIYYYLPDSMIDIFSAVLRFSNLDLNSGEEYGAIFYPGKPYSVDGDTINIGGGFSVSGDASKVYIGEREISVNTYFETSYDEKDKLVVKKHEMNADGKIYLIFMKDYRRFLVLDEAVLNSAYIQLFVLENYDEELFEPVVLNGAVKIYRLLR